The DNA region GTCCTCCACCGACACCAGCGCGGCCTTCATCGTCGGCGAGATCTGCTCGGCCGACACCGGGATCCGGTACTGGTCGAACAGCGACGCGATCGGCTTGCCCGCGCTGTCGGTGATCGTGGTGATCAACGGCGGATCGGTCGCGACGAGGTCCGCAGACACACTGTCGATCGTGTCGCTCGCCCGATTGGACACCACCCCCAGCGCCCCCATCAGCGGGAACAACATGCCGGCCACCAGCACGCCGGCGAGTAGGCACAGACCAAGAAGCTTCAGCAAACTGTCACCCAGACGCACGGCGCCCAGCGTACGCGTCCGCCGGAGGGAGCACCGGAAGGCGACCGATCGGAAGTTGACATTAGGTAACACCTACCCCGCCCCCCATTCTCGATGGAACCGATACCCACTAAGGTTCGTCAACGTCTCACGACAGGCAGAACAGCTCACGGGCTGGGACGCAGCCGGTACCGGGGGGTATCGGTTCAGGGTCGCGACGACGACAGGGGTGGGGGCTATGCATCTCGAAACGAAGGTCGACTGGCGAGTCCGCGCGACATGCCGGGACGAGGATCCGGACGGGCTTTTCGTCCGCGGGGCCGAGCAGCGCAAAGCGAAGCTGGTGTGCATCGCGTGTCCGGTCCGCACGGAGTGTCTGGCCGAGGCGCTGGACAACCGGATCGAGTTCGGCGTGTGGGGCGGCATGACCGAGCGGGAGCGCCGCGCGCTGCTGCGCCGCAGGCCGGATGTGGATTCCTGGCGCGAGCTCTTGGACGACGCGCGCCGCAGCCACACATACGACGACGAGGACATCCGAGTCGGCTAGAACACAGGCCCTAGTCCTTGCCGAGTTTCGCGCCGATGGTGCGCAGCCCGGCGAGGTCGTGCACGTCGGTGGCCATCGCCGGGACGTGGACCAGCGCGACGGTCGGGTGGGCCTTGGTGAACCGGGAGATCAGTCTGCGCTCCCGCTGGGCCAGCGCCACCCGGTCGGCGTGCAGCCGCAGCACGGCCGCGGCCAGCGGGGAGTCGCCCGCCGTCTCCAGGTTCTCCGCGGCCGCCAGCGCTTTCGAGGCGGGCAGGGCCGACAGCACGGGGTGGGTCCGGTTGACGATCAGGCCCGCCAGCGGCATCGATTCCGCGGCGAGCCGCTCGACGAAGTAGCTGGCCTCACGCAGGGCGTCGGGTTCCGGGGCGGCGACGACGACGAACGCGGTCCCCTCCGAGCGCAGCAGCTCGTAGGTCTTGCGGGCGCGTTCCCGGAAGCCGCCGAACATGCCGTCGAAGGCCTGCACGAACGCCGACGCGTCGGCCAGCAACTGGCCGCCGACGATGGTCGACACGGCCCGCGCGAACAGGCCGAACCCGGTGCTGACGACCTTGCGGATGCCCCAGCCGCCCGCGCGCGCGGGCCCGGTGAGGAGCTTGATCATCCGGCCGTCCAGCGCGGTCGACAGCCGCTGTGGCGCGTCGAGGAAGTCCAGGGCGGAGCGGGACGGCGGGGTGTCGACGATGATCAGGTCCCAGCGGCTCTCGGCGGCGAGCTGGCCCAGCTTCTCCATCGCCATGTACTCCTGGGTGCCGGAGAACGAGCTGGAGATCGTCTTGTAGAACGGGTTCGCCAACACCTCCTGCGCCCGCTTCTCACCCGCGTGCGCCAGCACCATGTCGTCGAACGTGCGGCGCATGTCCAGCATCATCGCGCTCAGCTCGCCATCGGGCTCGAAGCCGTCGACCTGGACCGACTTCGGCGTGTTGCCCAGTTCCCGCAGGCCAAGGGCCTGGGCGAGCCGCTTCGCCGGGTCGATCGTCAGCACCACGACCTTGCGTCCGCGCTCGGCAGCGCGCACCGCCACGGCCGCCGCTGTGGTCGTCTTGCCCACGCCGCCGGACCCGCAGCAGACGATGACGTGGGTGTCCGGGTCGTCGATGAGCGCGTCGACATCGAGGTTCATCGCACACCCTGGTCGATCAGAGCCTCGGCCAGCTCGTAGAGCGCGGCCATGTCGATCCCGTCCACCAGGTCGGGCAGCTCGACTATCGACAAGTCGACTTCTGCGAGTTGGTTTCGCGCGCGCTGCTCGGCCTGCACCCGGATCGCGTGCTCCACGGTTTCCTCGACCAAGCCGTCAAGGTCCTCGGCGGACAGCTTGAGCCCCGCCGACTTCAGCCCGTTGCGCACCCGCGTGGCGTCGACCCGGCCGTCGGCGGCGGCGGTGACCGACCGCGCGGGCAGCCGCGGCGGCCGCACCCGGTTCATGATCACCGCGCCGGGCCGCAGGTCCGCCCCGTCCAACTCCTCGACGGCCTCGACGGTCTCGCGCACCGGCATCTCCTCCAGCAGCGTGACCAGGTGAACGGCGGTGTCGGCCGAGTGCAGCAACCGCACCACGCCGTCGCTCTGCCCCTTGATCGGGCCGACCTTCGCCAGGTCGGCCATGGCCTTGGTGACATCGAGGAACTTCACGATCCGGCCGGTCGGCGGCGCGTCGAGGACCACCGCGTCGTAGTGGTGCCTGCCGGTGTCGTCGGTGCGCGTCGCGCACTCCTTGAGCTTGCCGGTGAGCAGCACGTCGCGCAGGCCCGGCGCCAGCGTCGTGGCGAACTCGATCGCGCCCATCCGGCTGAGCGTGCGGCCCGCGAAGCCCAGGTTGTAGAACATCCCGAGGTACTCCAGCAGCGCGGCCTCGACGTCGATGTGCAGCGCGCGGACCTCGCCCCCGCCGTGCGTGGCGGCGACCCGCTCCTCGGAGTACGGCAGCGGCCGGGTGTCGAACAGCTGGGCGATGCCCTGCCTGCCCTCGACCTCCACCAGCAGCACCCGCTTGCCGCTCGACGCGATCGCCAGGGCCAGCGCGGCGGCGACGGTGGTCTTGCCGGTGCCCCCTTTGCCGGTGACCACGTGCAAACGGGCGTGGGCCAGTTGCTCGGTCCAGCCGACGACGGGTGTGGTCACCCTTTCAGCGTAAATGCCCGGTTGGTCGCGACGCTGATCGACCGGTCACCCTACGAGCAACATCACTGAACCCACCACGCCGACGACGATCACCGTGCCCCACGCGATCGGGGGCGCCAGCGCCGTCAGGGTCAACACGCACAGCAACACCAGCACCGTCGTCCCGATGGCCCCCGTGATCGCCACCGTGCTGCCCGAGCCGGTCCGCTCCCGCACTTTGGCCATCGTGACCAGCATCAAGACGACGCCGCCAACGGCGAGCAACACGGTCGCGATCATCCGCCAGGTCTCCACACCGCAACCGTAGCCATCAACTGTATGCACCTGTTCTAGGCTGCCGCCCATGACGAAGTGGGAGTACGCGACCGTGCCACTGCTGATCCACGCGACCAAGCAGATCCTCGACCAGTGGGGCGAGGACGGCTGGGAGCTGGTCACCGTGCTGCCCGGTCCGACCGGTGAGTCGCTGGTCGCCTACCTCAAGCGTCCCAAGGGAGCCTGACATGAGCTGGCGCGAGCGTCTCACCGAGCTGGGCATCGAGCTGCCCACCGTGCCCGCGCCCGCCGGGGCCTACATCCCGGCGGTGCGCACCGGTTCGCTGGTCTACACCGCGGGCCAGGTCCCGTTCGTCGACGGCAAGGTCGTCGCGACGGGCAAGGTCGGCGGCGACATCAGCCCAGAACAGGGTGCCGACCTGGCCCGGATCTGCGCGCTGAACGCGCTGGCCGCGGTGGACAACCTGGTCGGCATCAACGCGGTGACCAGGGTGGTCAAGCTCGTCGGCTTCGTGGCCTCCGCCGAGGGCTTCGGCGGGCAGCCGGGCGTGATCAACGGCGCGTCGAACCTGATCGGCGAGATCTTCGGCGACGCGGGCCTGCACGCCCGCTCGGCCGTCGGCGTCGCGGAGCTGCCACTGAACGTGCCGGTCGAGGTCGAGCTGATTGTCGAAGTCGCATGACCGGCGCGGCCGAGTGCCACGAGCTGCTGCTACGACTCGCGGGCCGACTCGGTGACCGGGAGCTGTGGCGGCTGCGCGACTGGCTGGCGGGCGGTTCGCTCGACGCCGTCGCGCGCGCCTTGCCGCTGACCCTGCTGCGCGAGCGCGTCGGGATCACGCCGTCGGAGTTTCGGCTGATCAACGGCTCGCTGCTGCCCGCGGGCGCCGACTCCGAGCGGCTCAACGCTGTTTCGTGGGTGGACGAAATCAGTGACGTGGACTACACCTTCTCCACCGAGTCCCCCGATTGGGTGAGTATGGGCGACTCGGTGGCGGTGGTCCTCATGGCGATCTTGCGCGGTCGGCCCGACGTGGTCGAGGCGCGGTCGACGTGGCGGCGGGACCGGACCGGCGCGGGCGCGGCGACCAGGGTCGTCCTGGTGACCACGACCGGCGACTCGGCCCGGCTGACCGGGGAGCTGCAGCGCGTGCTGCGGGCACTGGGAACCTACGAACCCGCCGTCGAGGTGCTCCCCGAGGGCCTCGAACCGCCGGTGTACCACCGGGCCGCGCTGGCGGCATCGGAGTCGCTGGTGGCCAAGGGCCATCTAGTCCCGAGCTGAGTGGAGGGGTCGATCGTGGCAAAGGTCGCAACAGGCACCGGGTGGTCGGGAGTCACGCTCCCGGTCCGAGTGCACGATCTCCTGCTGGCCCTGGCGGGCAGGCTCGACGACGACGCGCTCGCCGACGCCCGCGAACTGCTCGCCTCCACCGAGGTCGACCGGGCGCTGGAGCTGATCGTCGGCTCGCTGGCGTCCGGGCCGATCCCGGTGACCAGGGTCGAGCACGAGGAGCTGACCGAGCTGATGGCCGCCGCGCACTGCGACCCGGCGGTCGCCGAGCGGCTGGCGATCGCGGAGTCCACGGTCAGCACCTCGCACAAGTTCTCCACCGGCAAGATCGGTGGCATCGGGGCCGACCAGGGGGTCGCCGAGGCGACCATCCAGGTCCTCGACGTGCTGCCCGACATCCGCGCGGTGTGGGCGGTCTGGCGCCTGACGCCCGCCGGAGCGGCGTCAGGCCCGGTGCCGCACCGCGTCGTGCTGATCCGCGTCGGCCCGAGCGGATCCGGTCCGGCCACGGCCTACCGGGTCGAGCACGCCCTGCGGCGCGCGGGACTCACCGCGTCGGTCGAGGTCCTGCGCGACAGCACCGAGTCCAGCGACTACCACCACTCCGCGATGCGCTACGCCACGGCGGTGCCGCTGGAGCGCTCGTCGACGTCGCCGCCGTCCTGGACGCCGTCGCCGACGCCCAAGCCCGCCCCGGCGCCCAAGCCCGCCAAGGAGCCGTGGATCCCGCAGGCGGGCGACGAGGCCGACGCCGACGACCAGGAACTGAGCCTGCTGCGCGAGTTGCAGGAAGAACTGGCCCGCCGCGAGGGCGGCGAGACGCCCGCGTGGAAGTCGGACACGTCCTACGACTGGCAGGAGGCCAACCGGTCGACGCTGGTCAACGGGGTTCCACTGCAGGCGCCCGACCAGTCCTAGACCCGCGCTGCCACGGCGGCTAGCAGCCGCTGCATGGCGAGTCCCCTGTGGACGCTCAGCGGGTGGTCGGCACGCCCGTCGCGGACGAGGGCGGTGAACTCGTCGAGCAGCGTGGCGAACGAGTCCTGCGCGCTGGTCGCGCGCCCCGTGAGCTCGCGGTAGCCGGGCTCGCCGTAGACGGAGATCTCGGTGACCGTCGGTCGGGTGGGCAGCCGCATCGAGAGCGTGGCCGTGCTGGTCGCGCCGCTCTCGTGGCCGAACACCACGTTCCACAGGTCGGGCTCGGTCCGCCGGGCGGCGATCACCTCGGCGACCGGCCCGAGCGCGGCGTCGAGCAGGTCGAACACGTGCGGCCCGACGTCGGCGAGCGCGCCACCGTCGTGCCGCCAGGTGGAGAACGAGTAGTCACCGCCCAGCAGCGCCCCGGACAGCCACCGCGCGTTGCCGCCCGCCCAGCCACCGTGCGCCTTGACGTCGGCCAGCCATTCCCGAGTCTCGGGCGCGAACCGCCGGATGAAGACCACGATCGAGGCCACACCCGCCTCGCCGACGGCGTCCGCGAGCCGCCGCGCCGACTCGACCGACTCCGCGATCGGCTTCTCCAGGATCACGTGCTTGCCCGCGCGCGCCGCCTTGATCGCCAACTCGGCCTGCGCCGCGGGCGGCACGGCGAACGCGACGGCGTCCACAATGGACAAAAGCTCGTCGAACCCGCCGACCACGGGCGCGCCCAGTCCCGTCGCGGCCTCGGGTCGCCGAGCCCACACCGCGGTGAGCTCGGTCCCCGAATGCCCATCGATCCCGGGCGCGTGCACTTTGCCCGCCCACGGCCCAGCGCCGACCAGTCCGACTCGCAGCACGGTGTCACCCATGCCGGACATCCTGCCTGGTCGGCGTCAGCGCCCGATCAGTAGCCGAAGATGTTGTTCGAGCGCGGCGCCCCGGCCTCGAACTGCTCCTCGACGTCCTCGTAGCTCTGCCAGCTGTCGCCACCCGCGGGGTCGAGCACGTGCAGCCATGTGCCCTCGGGCGTCCCGTCGGTCTTGGCACCCGCGATGACGATCCGGTGCCACGGCGCGCCGGGCACGATCACGCCCTTGGGCCCGTTGTCCAGCAGCTGAAGCCACCCGTCTGGCGTGAAGCACGCGGGTGCGATCAGGTGCATGTCCACCTGCGCGAGCGCCTGGTCGACCTCCGCGACGGTCGCGCCGTCGCGGTCCAGACCGACGTGATCGCAGAGTGTGTGGTCGTCGAAGTCGGACCCGTCCCGGTAGTTGATGATCATCGCGATGGCCGCGGCCCAGCAGGTCGCCTCACTCTGCTGCGTGATGTGCACGACGCCGTGGTCGACCTCGCCCGCCTGCCACCCCGCTTGGTCCCCGTCGCCGTCGCCGGTGCCGTCGGCGGGGTCGGGCGGACCGGGTTCGAGGGAAACGTGGTCGCGCAGGCCACCCCAGGTCTGCCTACCGACAACCCCGTCGACCTGCATGTTCATCGCGGTCTGATAGTTACGGACGGCAGCGTCGAGCGCGTCGTCGAACACGCCGGTGTCCTCGCCGTCCCAGTAGCCCTCCGAGCGGAGGAGCTGTTGCAGATAGGTCACCCAGTCGGACTCGGTCGACCCGGTGCGCAGAAGGATTTCGCCAGCCATTCCGCCAGGGTCTGCCTGGTCGGCCACACCCGTAATGTCCAGAAGGGCAGCCATCCGCGCGCCCCCACCCCCACACAGGCGCTCCGCGGGCCTGGGTGGGCGGAGTGTGGTGTGTCGCTCGGTGGTGTTCTGGGGTCCGGTCGGCCGCGTAGGGTCGGGGCGTGCGTGAGCTGCCCAAGGAGATGGTGCTGCCGGACGGATTCGTTCCCCCGGAGCCGCCCGACCCGCCCGCGGTGCCCAAAGACGCCGCGACCGTCATCATTGTTCGCGACGCCGAATCCGGGCCGGAGGTGTTCCTCCTGCGCAGGGTGGTCGGGATGGCCTTCGCGGGGGGCATGACTGTGTTCCCCGGTGGCGGCGTCGATCCCCGGGACGCGGACGCGACCGTCGCCTGGCACGGCCCGGACGCGCGGTGGTGGGCGGAGCGCT from Alloactinosynnema sp. L-07 includes:
- a CDS encoding WhiB family transcriptional regulator, producing MHLETKVDWRVRATCRDEDPDGLFVRGAEQRKAKLVCIACPVRTECLAEALDNRIEFGVWGGMTERERRALLRRRPDVDSWRELLDDARRSHTYDDEDIRVG
- a CDS encoding ArsA family ATPase, producing MNLDVDALIDDPDTHVIVCCGSGGVGKTTTAAAVAVRAAERGRKVVVLTIDPAKRLAQALGLRELGNTPKSVQVDGFEPDGELSAMMLDMRRTFDDMVLAHAGEKRAQEVLANPFYKTISSSFSGTQEYMAMEKLGQLAAESRWDLIIVDTPPSRSALDFLDAPQRLSTALDGRMIKLLTGPARAGGWGIRKVVSTGFGLFARAVSTIVGGQLLADASAFVQAFDGMFGGFRERARKTYELLRSEGTAFVVVAAPEPDALREASYFVERLAAESMPLAGLIVNRTHPVLSALPASKALAAAENLETAGDSPLAAAVLRLHADRVALAQRERRLISRFTKAHPTVALVHVPAMATDVHDLAGLRTIGAKLGKD
- a CDS encoding ArsA-related P-loop ATPase encodes the protein MTTPVVGWTEQLAHARLHVVTGKGGTGKTTVAAALALAIASSGKRVLLVEVEGRQGIAQLFDTRPLPYSEERVAATHGGGEVRALHIDVEAALLEYLGMFYNLGFAGRTLSRMGAIEFATTLAPGLRDVLLTGKLKECATRTDDTGRHHYDAVVLDAPPTGRIVKFLDVTKAMADLAKVGPIKGQSDGVVRLLHSADTAVHLVTLLEEMPVRETVEAVEELDGADLRPGAVIMNRVRPPRLPARSVTAAADGRVDATRVRNGLKSAGLKLSAEDLDGLVEETVEHAIRVQAEQRARNQLAEVDLSIVELPDLVDGIDMAALYELAEALIDQGVR
- a CDS encoding DUF4177 domain-containing protein, which translates into the protein MTKWEYATVPLLIHATKQILDQWGEDGWELVTVLPGPTGESLVAYLKRPKGA
- a CDS encoding RidA family protein, producing the protein MSWRERLTELGIELPTVPAPAGAYIPAVRTGSLVYTAGQVPFVDGKVVATGKVGGDISPEQGADLARICALNALAAVDNLVGINAVTRVVKLVGFVASAEGFGGQPGVINGASNLIGEIFGDAGLHARSAVGVAELPLNVPVEVELIVEVA
- a CDS encoding Gfo/Idh/MocA family protein, producing the protein MGDTVLRVGLVGAGPWAGKVHAPGIDGHSGTELTAVWARRPEAATGLGAPVVGGFDELLSIVDAVAFAVPPAAQAELAIKAARAGKHVILEKPIAESVESARRLADAVGEAGVASIVVFIRRFAPETREWLADVKAHGGWAGGNARWLSGALLGGDYSFSTWRHDGGALADVGPHVFDLLDAALGPVAEVIAARRTEPDLWNVVFGHESGATSTATLSMRLPTRPTVTEISVYGEPGYRELTGRATSAQDSFATLLDEFTALVRDGRADHPLSVHRGLAMQRLLAAVAARV
- a CDS encoding peptidoglycan-binding protein, which translates into the protein MAGEILLRTGSTESDWVTYLQQLLRSEGYWDGEDTGVFDDALDAAVRNYQTAMNMQVDGVVGRQTWGGLRDHVSLEPGPPDPADGTGDGDGDQAGWQAGEVDHGVVHITQQSEATCWAAAIAMIINYRDGSDFDDHTLCDHVGLDRDGATVAEVDQALAQVDMHLIAPACFTPDGWLQLLDNGPKGVIVPGAPWHRIVIAGAKTDGTPEGTWLHVLDPAGGDSWQSYEDVEEQFEAGAPRSNNIFGY